In the Candidatus Roizmanbacteria bacterium genome, CGTACTTGGTTGTAAAGTCCTTCTTGATCCTTAAACCGTAGATATTCGTATTTATAGATAATGGATTAATCGTGGTGTCTAGGGTTCTACTTCCAAGAGTAAGGTGAATGCGATAGTTCTCAGGGAGATCTATCCATACAAGAAGTATGAAAAGACAGGTTAGCGCGACATACCAAAGATATTTCATCTGTAAACGCTATTTTAACAGCTCATCCTCTGAGCCGACAAGCATTACTTTTGGCTGTCGAAGGAATCTCCATAAAAAAGGATCTGTATTTCTCTTACGAAATGTGAACTCATCCTCATTCATTACAGTAAAATTTATCTCTCTACCAAAGGTCTTTTCAGCCTCAGAAATTAGAAGCTCAATCTCCGGTACTACAATCAATCCAACAAAAATAACATAAACCTCATCCTCCTTAATTGGGAGTCTCTTTGAGTATTTAAGCGAAAGCGCGATAAACTTAACGCGTCCTAGTTTAGGAAGTGTGTGCATAATTGCTTGAGCAAATGGATCGCTTTTTGTAAAGATGCGAAGGAACTCATCGTAGAACTCGTACTGCTTGTTTAAGGCGAAGAATACCTTGTTTAGTCTTTTTTCTTTTGTCACCAACTTTTCCTCTACAAGGATATCAAACTCACGTTTCACTGCGTTGACCTCCTCGTCGATCTCTCTTACTACGCGACGAAGGTAGTAGTTTTCAGTTGGATTATGAAACAATAACTGAAGAACCTTTATTCGCGTCCGCGAAGGAATAATGTGTCTTAACATACATACTTATCTAGTTATCAGCTATCAGCGGTCAGAAATCAGAAACTGAAGTCTGAAAACTGACGACTCGATTTTAATACTTAACGACATTTCCGGTTGGAAGAATCTCTACAAATACCTGACCTCTGACCAGCATTATCTCTACTCCTGAGTTATCATAAAATCTCATCATATCCTCCTCGGTTGGCTTCTTCCATGAGATCTTCGTTGCCTTACCGTTATTAAACATTGTTCCTGTACCACTACCAACAATGTCGTATAATAAGTGGCCACCTTCATAGCCATCATTTGCCGATCTCTCATCCGCAAACACAACAACTAAGTTCTTGGATTTGATTGCCTTATTTGTTATCTTATCAAGATGTGGCGTACCTCCATTTGATCTTGAGTAAGTATTTGTTACAGGATCATAACTCCATACTACTGAGTAGTTATCTGCATCAAACTTGGACCAGAAACCGAAGCTGATCTTACCAGCAGCTCCTCGATCTGAGGTCTTTGCCTCATCGGCGAACTTCCAGGGTTTCCAACCCTTGTCCCACGCAACGCCATCATCATCCTTGGCTCCAAGCTTTCGATTCTTCTGAGCATACTCCCATAATTTCTGTGTTGATGAATACATTGTGTGTTCGGTAGCTCGGTCTGGTAATCGCTCATAGTCACGGTAATAATATGGGAACGGGACGGCAAACTGATTCAGGTCATTGTACCCATCCCATCCAATGTCTCGAATCTCACCTAGTGCATCTGCTGGTCCTGCCGTGTTCGCGCCACCAACATGCGCATAAAGAGGTGTTTCCGTATCCTTGTAATAACTTAAGAAAGTAAATTCTTGCTGATCTAACTGGTCCAATTGGCTTAGCATCCTGACAGTAAAACATAGCTAAAAATCGGGTGATGCCACCTTCAGCAACTGCCTCGTACACAACGTCTGCTTTTGAGAGTCCTGACTGAGGTCTTGCCTCAATATGATTTTCGATAGCTACTCCCAAAGGCCTTCTTGATTCCCAAAGCTGTTTTCTTGCCTTTGAGAAAAGCTCTCCGTTTAATGGACATTCCTCTGTCTTTGGAGCTGTATCAACAACCTCTTCTTCGCCAGCAGCATTTTTTATCGTGGTAAGAGGAGCATTGCTTGAGTCCTTACCAAAACCACTTGAGAAATAAAAATACGAAATGGATCCGACAACTAAGAACATTATGATTGATAGAAAAATACTGTGTTTTGTTGGCATATGAAATTACATTATATACGACTTATTTGAAACTTTGTTCAATAGCATGTTCTTCTTCTGGTGTTAACGGATATTCCTTACCCTTTCCAAGATGAACATGCTTGCTGTAGACCCGAACTCCTTCATGAGTATATACGAAATTAATAACAACTCCACTGTTATGTCTATCTAAGAGCGATAAAACAAAACTTTGATCAGCGCCATTGGGTTTACCAAAAGGATTAAACCGAGTAATTCCAACTTTTTGCATGTGCGTGGATACATCCTTGTCCAGTTTTATCAGTGAGTCTTTGAGTAGTTTAGAATCGGTCATAAGAGACTCGTCGTGGGCAAGAAGTCGTTCAAGAACTTCGTCGATATGGTGATTTTTCGTGTCCTTAACAAGATGCTGATAGTGCTTTTTTGTCTTATATACAACTATAGTGAGTGTGGTGAGCCAACCAAAAAGAAGAGCGATTACGATATAAAAGAACATTGATTTACATTCTAAACACTTTACAAAATACTGTCAATATGTTAAAACCTTGTACATGCCGCAACGCACAAAAGAGCAGAAAATTCGTACCAAGCTCAAAAAAAATCGTATAAAAACATCCTATCAGGACGGTCCATCCCAAGAAGATGTCATTCTACACGCATACTTTCGAAAGGATATTACAAAAAGTCTTATAATAATTCTAGCCATAATTGCGCTTGAATTCGTTCTTTATTATGGTACGATGAATAATCATCCTAGCCTCATATTGAAGCTAGGAAAATGAATAAAGGAGGTGAAACTATAATATGACATCATCAATGTATTGCGTTAAGTGTAGAGCAAAGCGGGACTGTGAAGATCCTGAAAAAGTTACACTAAAAAACGGAAAACCAGCCCTCAAAGGTAAGTGTCCAGTTTGTGCAACAGGAATGTTCAAAATTGGAGCTGCTTAACTTTTAGAATAAAGAGCAAACTCCTTTATGATTTCATAACGAAGTTTGTTATTCTCAATAACGCTGTTTAACAGCGTTATTTGAGTTATGCCAATCTCGAACTCCATTTTGTAACTTGCGCACTTCTTTTTTATCAGTAAATACTGTTGTTTTGAAGGTATTTTGTAACGCGCAACCGGAAGGTGTGGGAAGAAAATCAGATTGTCCTCTATTTTAAATGACTGCTTGAGCTGCTTAACTAAACGCTCCATAGGCTTACTTGTCTGGAATCCGACATAAAAGGTAATGTTGTTTCTCATCATCATATGAAGTAGCTCCGAGTAAAGGGTAAAGGCCGGCATATCAAAAACACCTCGTTCTATCATCTCGCACAAGGGGTCGATCTTTGACTCTTCAACCTTACCGAAGTTAAAAAGTTCTATAGTATATTCCTCTGAGGGGAGCCATTGAAACACCTTGTACTCATCGTTCAAAGGACTGAGCTGTTCAAGGATAGCTTTCTTAGTTACATCTGGAATCTTAATCGCTAGTGATAGTTGCATGTTTATGAATGAGTGTGGATGAAATGTTTGGAATTAACGGAACTACCTTAATCTTCGCACCTATCTCATTTGCGTGCTTGGTTTTATTTTCTAGCTGAGAGTCGCCATCGGTTAATGACATCACTGATGGTCGAACCTTCTGAACCATCTCAAAATACTGTTGAAAGCTCGTAAGTAAGGGAAGTATAACAACTAAGTCCACACATTCCAACTCAGCAAGTAACATCGCCCTCTTTTGTATATCGTGATATGGTTCATGATGTTTAAATTTACGGATAAATTCATCCGGTTCAAGTGCCACTATCAGGCTGTCGCCAAATGCCTTGGATTTTTTAAGGAAGTCTAGATGGCCAAAATGGAAAATATCAAAACATCCTCCAACAAGAACTCTGTTTTTCATACCATCAATTAATGACAGAGAGAGATCGCTAAGCGAGATAATTTTGGAGTTATTCATCGCTTCATTATACAATAAAGATATGTTGCGTCATGTTTCTGAAATTGTACGATCGGACGAACGTATTCTTATTGTCGGTAAGAAAGTTCCACAACTTATGAGCTTGTTAAGCGCTCGGCTCGAACAGTATGACGTTGCCATTCAGAAAGCTGATGCACTACCACCGTCCTACACCCGCTTCCAACGAATTTTTTTCCTTGCTTCAAAGCCGCCCTCGGATCTTTACATTCCATCTGCAATTAAAGTCATTGTTGTCCTCATTAAACCGCACGGTAAGGTCATTTCAATTCCTCCTACGAAAAAAAATATGAAGTTTATACTCATCTCTTCAGAGAATATCACCGATGACGAACTCACTCAGCTATTATGGTTTTCCGTTTCAATGAGCTCTGAGACTACTCTTGATCTTCGAACTAAAAGACTCAGACTAAGAGAACACAGTGCTGTCAAATCTAAAACATCCAGCATCTTTCTGCGCCGACGAGTTTCAAGAGCCTTTATGCTGATTTTTATGGCTGTATGTTTCGGATACTTAGTTCCGCTTGTTCCGTCGACGCTCATGCATATTTCTATGCTTGATGCCTCGTTAAAAAATAACTATGTACAAGTGGCGCAACTTAGACCTATGAGTAGTTTTCTGACAAATGCCTCTGCAATCCTTTTTATTCCGGCACGTCCACTTTATTCCTTGTTTTCAGTTTCACTTTTCCCCGAGTCATTCATTCAGCTAAATACCCATATCGAAAACTATCTAGAAGCAACTAGGAATCTTGCTCAAGCCGAACAAAGACTGCTACAGTCCTTCAATGCCTCTTCTTCCTCAAGTTTTCCAAACTATAAGCAAATCCTAGCTCAAATTGATAAGGCAAACAATCAGACACATGACTATTTGGAGCGAATTATAACTAACCTCCCCAACCATCCTTCATTAGAATCACTTCACACAGGTTTAAAAAATAAAGAGCTCGTCTCGGATAAGATAACAAAGGCTCTTCCCATCGCGACCTCCTTTACCAATAGTCCAGCCAACCAAATACTTATGCTTCTTGTTGTCAACAACGCAAGAGTACGCGGTTCAGGGGGCGTTATTGACAGTGTAGGTATTATAAAAATCCGCGACCATCGCATAATATCGTCACAGTTCTTCTCTGCAAAACAACTTGAGCCGAAAGACTTCAATCTGGAAACAGTAGCTCCAATTTTAGTCTCATATACTCCGGGAGAAATAAATATGCTAAATGATGCAACAACCTCTGTAGACCTGTACGATGCCCAGAATAAAATCGTAGAAAACATCTCGTCGATCTTACAAGGTGAAAGACCAACAACAACGCTTCTTATTACCACAACTGCTCTCCAAAATATCCTATCCGTTTTTCCCGCCTTGCAACTTAATGACAATCGAGAGATCATCACGTCAGAAAATATTTCTATCAAACAGCAGCTCTATGGATCCGATCCTATTTTTTTCCCTGCAGTACTGGATAGAATATCCCAAACTCTTGGTACGGTTGATCCCAGTGCTTTTCTTTCAGCAATCATAACCTCACTAAACGAGAAGCAACTCGCGATACTTTCGAGACAACCTGATATTCAAAAAATGCTTGATGGGTTGTACTGGTCAGGAAAAACTATCGCGCCAAAATGTATATCATCTTCCAACTGTATAAACGACTATCTTTTCTCTGTTGATCAAGACTTATCATCCCGGAAAGGACCGGCATATATTCAAAAATCGGAGTCTAAATCGGTTAGATTCATCAACTCGACGACCCTCGAAAGCACAGTTCGTATATTATGGAAAAATGAGTCGCCACTATCTGCAACTCAGGGAGGAAACTATCAAATTTACACGCAGTTACTCTTACCACAAACGAGTAAAGTGACTCAAATAACCAAAAATAATGTTTTGGTCGAGGAGGTCGACACTTTAACAGGTCAGTACAACATTCTAGGACTTTACCTTGAGGTTTCACCTCGGCAAGCAACCGAACTTTCGATTACATATACTATGCCTGCAAGACTCAGGGATAGTACCAACTACCAGTTAATAACACAGAAGCAAATCGGTAGTTTCACAAGTAATTTTTCCTTTGATTTAATAGTCCCAGAGACCTATGAGCTAAACTCAAAAAACATAGACGCGGTTGTAAACAGTCAAAGAATTTCATATAATGACATCTTGAACACCGACAAACTTTTCTTTGTAGTGCTCAAAAAGAAAGATTAATATGAAAACCGACAAAATTCAAAAACTTCATCTTGCCGTCACTCCAAGAGAACAGTTTGGGAAAAATCTCAAAAAAATGAGACATCAGGGTTTTGTTCCTGCAAATGTTTTCGGACCAGGATTTAAGTCAGTCTCAATTTCAACACAGGTCAAAGACTTTTCTAAAGCCTATAAAACCGCTCACGAAACAGGAGTCGTTTATCTGGACCTAAACAAAGACGAGATTCCAACATTAATCGGCCAGGTTCAACGCCACCCAGTATCCAACGCAATAATCCATGTCGATTTTAGAAAAATCGATCTTAAACAAAAGATAGAGACAACCGTGCCAGTCAAAACAGTTAACGACTCACCGGCAATTGCTCAGGGTGGAGTACTCTTGACCCAGTCTGACCATGTTTTAATCGAAGCCCTTCCTGAAGAAATCCCACAGGAAATCGAGATCGATCTTTCAAAATTATTGGAGATTGGTGCAGAGGTTCGCGTAAAGGATCTTCCAGCTTCATCTGGATATGTCATTAAAGAAGACCCAGAAAAGATACTTCTCTCAATTATTGCTCATAAGGAAGAGAGCGTAACTCCAGAAACAACCGTCGCAACACCTGAGGTTCTCACAGAGAAAGAGGGAGATTTAGCCGCAGAAGGTACAGCGACAGAGGGAGCGGCTCCAGTAGAGGACAAGAAAGCAGCGGAACTTAAAGAAAAAACCTCAGAGAAAAAAGAAAAAACTTCATAACCTGAACTTTCCTACAACTTCTTACCGTAATTACCTTCAAAACCGATGGCTAAACGTACATCTCTATGATACAATTTAGCTATGAGTATCATAAAGAGTGAGTTTGCATTGGCTCTAAACCAAGTAGCAACCGAACGCGGAATTTCAGCCGATGAAGTAGTTCAATCTATAGAAACGGCAATTCTTGCAGCCTATAAAAAAGAGATGCATGAAGCTCCACTTCTTGAGGGTGAGAATGATGGAATCAGTGTAAAAGTAAATCGAGATACAGGAGAAGCTCATCTTTATAAGGAAGAGAAGGACATTACTCCCTCTGGATTTGGACGTATAGCCGCACAAACTGCTAAGCAAGTAATTCTTCAGAAAATCAGAGAAGTTGAGAAAAAAACCGTTGTTTCTCATTATAGAGGACAGGTTGGAACACTCGTTAAAGGAAGAGTCATTCGTTATGACGGATATAATGCTTTTGTTGACATCGGTAGAGTCGAGGCTGTTCTACCTAAAGAGGACCAGATCAGAAATGAGACGTACAATGTAAATAACCAACTCATCTTCCTCCTTAAGGAAATTGGAGAGGATAAATTCGGAAACTCAAGAATTATAGTATCGAGGACCGCACCACAATTGATCTCAGAGCTATTTAAAAAAGAGGTTCCTGAAATTGCAAACAACACCGTTGAAATAAAAAACGTTGTTCGTGAACCAGGAGAACGAGCGAAGATAGCCGTATACAGTTCACAGGGCGGTGTTGATCCAGTAGGAGCCTGCGTTGGTCAGAAAGGTGTACGTGTACAGACCGTAACAAATGAGCTGGGAGGCGCCGAGAAAATCGACATCATTCAGTGGAACAGTGATGAGTCGGTCTATCTAGCTTCTGCGCTTTCACCTGCTCAAATCCAGAAAATTGAGATCGTAGATAAAAAAGCTCGAGTCACCGTCGAGGAATCACAGGCACCTTTAGCGATTGGTAAAGGTGGAGTAAATGTTAATCTTGCCTCTAAACTTACAGGATTTGAGATCGACATTGAACAGATCAAGTCAGATAAACCAGCTGAGGCAACTCCCATTGAAGCAGAAACAAAGTCAGTGGAAGCTGCTCAAGTTGAACCTGAGACAACTCAGTCCGTAACTGAAGACATAGTCGCTACCACCGAGGCACCAGCTGAAAAAGTAGTCGAAGAAACTCCAGCAGAAACAACTCCCGAAACGCCTGTTGAAGCTACTACAGATACACAAACTACATCAGACGCAAAGTAATTTTTAGTTTTTAGTTCTTAGTTATTAGTTAAACAATGACACAACCCCGCTCACCTATCGTTGCGATTCTCGGCCATGTCGATCATGGTAAAACTACTTTATTGGACTTCATTCGTAAAACTAGCCTCACAGAAAAAGAACATGGAGGAATTACTCAAAGTATTGGAGCTTATGAAATATCTACCGGACTCAAAGGTTACTCGACGGACAAAATCACCTTTATCGATACTCCTGGCCACGAAGCCTTTACTAAACTGCGCGCAAGAGGAGCAACGGTGGCAGACGTTGCCTTGCTCATCATAGATGCAAAAGACTCTCTTAAACCCCAGACTATCGAGTCTATCTCACATATAAAAGCCGCAAACATTCCTTACATTGTCGTACTAAATAAAATAGACTTGCCTGAAGCACGACCCGACAAAGTCAAAAACGATCTTCTGAAATACGAGGTAATGGTAGAAGGTAAAGGTGGCTCGGTACCACTTGCAGAGATTTCTGCAAAGACAGGAAAAGGAGTCCCTGAGCTTCTGGAATCCATCCTTCTCTTAGCATCAGATCAACAGCTAACCTTTGATATCGATACAGATCCAGAGGCATATATAATCGAAACAAAAAAAGACAGACGTGGTTCAATTATTAGCGCGATAATTAAAAATGGCGTGCTTAAAAAAGGACTCACTATCTATGCAGACAGCAAAAAAGCCGTCATTCGCTCCCTCACAAACGACAAAGGCCAACAGGTAGAGACGGTACAACCATCTACTCCTTTCGAACTTCTTGGTTTCAGTGAGCTACCCGAGGTTGGTTCCGTCATCTCTACAAAAGATCTCATAGCTCATGCAAAAGCAGCTCCGTTTGAAAAAAGATCCATTAAGATGGAAGATCTGTTTGTAAAGGAAGAAGGTCGTAAGCTCTCAGTAGTTTTAAAAACAGACAACCAAGGCTCTCTTGAGGCAATCAAGCAATCTGTAGCCGAAAATAAGAATCTCGTATTGGTCTTAGCCGCAATTGGTGATATCACAAAGTCCGACATCTTTTTAGCCAAGGCTACCAAGTCGATTTTGATTGGGTTCAACATTAAGCCATCAAATGAAGTAAAGGATCTGTCGAAACAGGAAAAAATTACCATTAAACTCTATAATATTATCTACGAGCTGCTTGAAGAGCTTCACGAAGTTGCGGACCTTATTAAGGAAAAGGAAGAGATCGAAAAAAGTATAAAGGGTGAGGCTAAGGTGCTCGCATCCTTCGTTATTGAGAGTGAAAAGGTCTTCGGTGTACGAATAAATAAGGGTAAAGCTAATATGGGAGATACTGTTATGCTCTATCGAGATAATAAGCCTGTAGCAAAGACCATTTTGAGCTCACTTCGTATTCATGCAAAGACTGTTGAGGAGGTAAAGAAGGATCAAGAAGCTGGAATGCTGTTTGACCCAGCCATTGACATAAGGGTGGGAGATGTGATAAAATTCATCCTATAATATGAATCCTACCCGCTCTCAACTAGAGAAGGTTATTGAGACACTTCAGAATTACAACTCAGGAGTTATCTGTCTTGGTGAGAATCCAAGTATTGACTCTGTTGCCGCTGCTACATCACTCTATTTAGGACTTACTCAGCTTGGAAAAAATGTTTCTATTGCTTCGTCTACCGCCATTGAGTCAGAGATTGTAGGCACAGAAAAGATTCAGTCAGAACTTACAACCTCAGGAGACAATCTAGTCATCTCTTTCCCCTACACAGAAGGATCGATAGATAAGGTTGATTATTTTATTCAGAACGATAAATTCAATGTAGTTGTTACTCCACGACCAGGAACACCTGCGCTCGACAGCAAAGTCGTAAACTTCAGCACTGCTGGTGGCACAGTTGAGTTTATTATTGTAATTGGAGTCTCGTCTTTAAGATCGCTTGGAGTACTTTATACAGAAAATCTGGAGCTTTTCAAACAGACAAAAATAATTAATATAGATAGAAGTCTAACCAATGCATACTTTGGAACAGCAAATTTTGTGAATAGAAATGTCTCGTCCTTATCAGAGCTTGCTCTAACCATTCTTAATACGATGAATGTGGAGATTGATAAAGAAATAGCCACAAATTTGTATGCAGGAGTACTTGATGCAACTAAGACGTTCTCAACCCCTTCAACAAACGCTTCTACATTTGAGACAAGTGCATCATTATTAAAGGCAGGAGCTAAGAAGCCAGGACAACATACACAGATGGATCAAACTCAGTCACTTCAGGTGAATCAAAAGAAATCATTTGAAAGACAGGGCGCAAAGCCAATCAAATCTGTAGAACGTGCGCCAATGATAGGATCTATCGAGGGTGATGACTCAATCTCAGAGGATGAGGAAGACGACACATGGCTAAAGCCAAAGATCTTTAAGCCCGGCACCTCCGAACTCGGTTAACGCACAATACTTCCTGCAGGAATATCCTTATCTGGGTGCAGTAGCACTGCTTTTTCCCCATCATCAGCAGCCAACATCATGCCTTGACTCTCCAGACCTCGCATCATTCTTGGCTCGAGATTTAGAAGCAATGGCACTTCCATGCCAACAAGAGACTCAAGATCAGTATAAAATTCCGCAATACCCGCTAGAATTTGTCGCTCCTCTCCATTTCCGATATCGAAGATAAACTTTAGAAGTTTGTCGGCATTCTCAACCTTCTCTACAGACTTCACCTTCCCAATCTTTATCTCCAGTTTTTTAAAATCATCAATAGATATCATAATTATGTAATTATACTATGACAAAAAAATAATCTTAAATATTTGATCGGCAATTTCCGCTGGGCTTATTAGGTCTAGCGCAATTTGGCATTTGGGATTATCTCTTGAAAAGATTGTTCTACCTCTTTGCTCACCGTCTACAATCACCTCGATACCTGATGTCATCCACTTTGCTTTCTCAGGAAAAAACTCTAAATATACAGCTAGCGGATCATGCAGGTTGAAGCTTTTTTCTCTCTCATGATTATATTTCTCAAACCAAGCCAACAAAAGTTCCTTTATCCATTTGTTAATCTTACCTTTCTCTGGAATGCTCTTAATTTTTTTTAAATTCCAAAATACCTTTCTTGAAACGTCTAATGGAACAACCCTTACCTTAGCTCCTTTGCAGTTATTAAAAAATTCTACTGCCGAGTCCGTATCGAAGGCTATGTTAGTCTCAGAATACTTGGTTTCATTTCCCTCAATATTAAATGCTCCACCCATAATGGTGAAGTTTTCTGGTTTTTGCTCTTTAAGCAGTTTAAGTGTGTCCATCATTGGCGACAAGGAAATAACATTGTTATTTTTTGAAACTTCATTATTGCTCCTGACCGAATCTGTACTAACGGTTGGATGAACTCCCCATACGCCGTCTGGACCATGGAAGTAATCTGGCCAAGGTCTCTACTATTCCGCTTAGTGGAAGTGCCGAACCATGGACAAACTGCCAGTCGTTGGCAACATAAGATATGAACTCTTTTGCATTACGTGCAGTTATTGTTTCGGCTGCATTTCCAAAACTTGAGACTAAGCAGTTTTTGGACTCGGATCTAAGTTTGTACAACAATACAAGCGCTACTAGATCGTCAATGCCCGGATCGGAAATTACTGTAAAGTTTTTCATTTTATGCTTTTTATAATATCAACGACTCCGCTAACTAAAGGCTTATCAGATATGTAAGCCGTCTTTTCAACGATCTCCTCAGTGATTCTTGAGTCAGCAACAAAAGCACATTGTACTCCTGAGGTTGGCACTACCCAATCAGACACGCTATTACCGATCATTATTATGTTATGACCATGGGCGGATAAAGTATTTAATGTCATCCCCTTGTTATCCCTAAAGTTACTTCCGGGATGAATGGCAAAATAATTATTCTCTGAAGATACGTCTACACTGTAATCGGCGTTATTGGCAAATGATACTCCTAAATCTTTGACAAATTCTGGAGGCCCAAACACGATGACCGATGTTTCTCTATTAGCTCCAAAACTCCAGTAAGGTGAATTTTGATCCACTATACCTCCTCCATACTCTGGCGCAATGCTGTCATCTATTCGCTCGTAGCTGTGGTCTTCAGCAATCTTTAATATTTTGATTTTAATTTCTTCTATTGACTTTAGTATTCTCAATATAAGGCTCTCGCCATTGTTAAATACCAGATTGCCATTCTCGGCGATAATCGGACCACTAATACCTAACTTTGCAGCAAACTCCTGAAGCTGAGGCAGCGGAGAATCTGAACACAGACCAACAGAAAATCCCTTCTCTTCAGCCAGTAGGAGCGCTTTCTTCAGCGACAGCAATTCCTCGTCTGATATAAACCCATCAATAGAACCCTCAGGAATTAGGGTTCCATTCACATCTATAAAGATTATATTTTTAGGTAGCTCTAGATGAGCAAGTTCTTCTTGAAACTCTCCTAGTGACTCCGTTAGATCCGCTATCTTGTCTAAATTATCCATCGACCACACAACAACGCTCTCCATTGTGGTGTTTGAATCAAAGCCATACATCTCACTCATTAAAACCACAAAATTTGGATCCATGTTCTTCAACAATATTGGCTTCCCAATTCTTTCTCCAGCACTGATGTAAAACTCCAAGCTTGCCTGAAGTACCTTCATCGCAAACTCCTTTTCCATTTCCTGAGGTATGCCCGCTCTTGCAGTGGTGCTAACAAATGGAAGGATGTATGGAGCTCTAGCAAAATTACCATTTGGAAGTTTAATTACCAAACCACTAGCGCCAAGCAAATAATCTCTGGGATCGCCAAGATCAACTTTATCGAAAATATCGGTTCCATCAGACGTTGAGTAGGCAACAACCGAGTCTACAAAAA is a window encoding:
- a CDS encoding HAD hydrolase family protein, producing MKENIKYKPRQEIKWPQNGNVEVGSDVDFVYVMRKDGNFAMSPVARRFATEYGLDEEKTKHILMEEYDTYFSKLADVLQWGYSPKGKMELHLYNPDTLDMSVREKIGNLPTVSLDPLMNSGVFELGVSRGFYLGGRKDFGQVSRPGTDSLSKQAQNISHLLAGTAVAVAEDDIFSGGSVVASLSELRGHGVDVKKLVAGIQVGGSSILSEMGVFVDSVVAYSTSDGTDIFDKVDLGDPRDYLLGASGLVIKLPNGNFARAPYILPFVSTTARAGIPQEMEKEFAMKVLQASLEFYISAGERIGKPILLKNMDPNFVVLMSEMYGFDSNTTMESVVVWSMDNLDKIADLTESLGEFQEELAHLELPKNIIFIDVNGTLIPEGSIDGFISDEELLSLKKALLLAEEKGFSVGLCSDSPLPQLQEFAAKLGISGPIIAENGNLVFNNGESLILRILKSIEEIKIKILKIAEDHSYERIDDSIAPEYGGGIVDQNSPYWSFGANRETSVIVFGPPEFVKDLGVSFANNADYSVDVSSENNYFAIHPGSNFRDNKGMTLNTLSAHGHNIIMIGNSVSDWVVPTSGVQCAFVADSRITEEIVEKTAYISDKPLVSGVVDIIKSIK